The genomic region attttgaattttaatcacTCAAACTTTAGTTTTAAtggctttctttctcttttggaTTCTTTCCTACAAGTATTCATCATTTTCTACTTTTAGGTTTTACAACCATTCCATTGGTTATATAAACCGTGTTCTTCTTCACCGTTATACATAGTCACTCAATCATACAGAAAGCTTTTTCTTCACGATTTGTTCTTTCACTAATACACATttattttattatgaattttaatCACCCAAACTTTGATTTTAATGgctttctttcccttttctgttaatgttgcaagtgtgagaagTGCATGAAGTTAGACCCACATCAAAGAATGCAAGGAAGAgtaaggagtttataagatgagagatccattaacttactaccttaaggttttgaggtGTATGtgatgtcttctcatcttatgttctctcgcaTGATTCCTCCCCGAAATGTTCCCAGTGGTCGAGAGCTCTCCTTAggtggcccaacaagtggtatcagagccgatacTTTCTTACAAGTATTCATCTTTTGCTACTTTAAGCTTTTAAAATCCagcaagtggtatcagagccgatacTTTGCTACAAGTATTCATCTTTTGCTACTTTAAGCTTTTAAAATCATTCCATTGGTTATATATTTCATGTTCTTCTTCACGTTATAAACTATGTtccatctctttgattttgaataCTCAACTTGATTTTAAtggctttctttctcttttggaTTATGTCGTGTAAGTATGCATCTTTTACTATTTTTAAGTTTTACAATCATTCTATTGATTATTTAAACCATATCCTTTTTCACCGTTATAAACATTCAATCATAGTATCATACACAGTTTTTTCTTACCAGTTTCTTTTTTTCACTAGCACACATTTCTCATTCAAACAATGACACTGTTGACTCTCGCCAATTATAACTTTGCTTTGCTTGTTACTATGGTGGCGTTTTTGTTTTCCACCACAGCCTCTTATGTTATTTTCCCACCAAATGTTTCGTCTTCCTTCAATAATTCAGAAAGACATGCTTTAATACAAAGTGGTTGGTGGAGTAAGCATAGTATTTTATATCATTGCCATTGGACCGACATCAGCTGTGATGATGTTGGAAGTGTTATAAAGATTGACGGATCCGTATTGTTTAATAATCCTTATAATAAGTCTAAATTACTGCAGCTACAGAACTTGAATCTCAGTGCCTTTCCCAATTTGGTCTACCTCAATCTTTATGGGATGGGGCTTACCTCAATCTTTATGGAATGGGGCTTACGGATAGTATTCCCAAAGAAATTGGTACTCTCACGAAGCTTTCTTATCTTGATTTGTCCCATAATTATCTTAATGGTAAGCTGCTTCTAACACTTTGTAAGATGAGAGATCcattaacttactaccttaaggttCTAAGCTGGATGTGGTaccttctcatcttatgttctctcgcttgattTCTCCCCGAAATCTCCTCGGTGGTCGAGAACTCTCCACAGGTGgaccaacaagtggtatcagagctgatACTTTCCTACAAGTATTTATCTTTTGCTACTTTTAGGCTTTACAATCATTCTATTGGTTATATAAACCGTGTTCTTACTACTTTAAatttttgagttggatgtggtgtcatctcatcctatgttctctcacttgattccttCCCGAAATCTCTCCGGTGGTCGAGAACTCTCCACAGGTGGCCAAataattggtatcagagctgatACTTTCCTACAAGTATTCATCTTTTGCTACTTTTAGGTTTTACAATCATTCCATTGGTTATATAAACTGTGTTCTTCTTCACCGTTATACACATTCACTTAATCATATACAAAGCTTCTTCTTAACGGTTGGTTCTTTTACTAACACACAtttctttgattttgaattttaatcacTCAAACTTTAGTTTTAAtggctttctttctcttttggaTTCTTTCCTACAAGTATTCATCATTTTCTACTTTTAGGTTTTACAACCATTCCATTGGTTATATAAACCGTGTTCTTCTTCACCGTTATACACATTCACTTAATCATATACAAAGCTTCTTCTTAACGTTTTGTTCTTTTACTAACACACAtttctttgattttgaattttaatcacTCAAACTTTAGTTTTAAtggctttctttctcttttggaTTCTTTCCTACAAGTATTCATCATTTTCTACTTTTAGGTTTTACAACCATTCCATTGGTTATATAAACCGTGTTCTTCTTCGCCGTTATACATAGTCACTCAATCATACAGAAAGCTTTTTCTTCACGATTTGTTCTTTCACTAATACACATttattttattatgaattttaatCACCCAAACTTTGATTTTAATGgctttctttcccttttctgttaatgttgcaagtgtgagaagTGCATGAAGTTAGACCCACATCAAAGAATGCAAGGAAGAgtaaggagtttataagatgagagatccattaacttactaccttaaggttCTGAGCTGGATGTGGTgccttctcatcttatgttctcccGCTTGATTTCTCTCCGAAATCTCCTCGGTGGTCGAGAGCTCTCCACAGGTGgaccaacaagtggtatcagagctgatACTTTCCTACAAGTATTTATCTTTTGCTACTTTTAGGCTTTACAATCATTCTATTGGTTATATAAACCGTGTTCTTACTACTTTAAGgatttgagttggatgtggtgtcatctcatcctatgttctctcacttgattccttCCCGAAATCTCTCCGGTGGTCGAGAACTCTCCACAGGTGGCCAAataattggtatcagagctgatACTTTCCTACAAGTATTCATCTTTTGCTACTTTTAGGTTTTACAATCATTCCATTGGTTATATAAACCGTGTTCTTCTTCACCGTTATACACATTCACTTAATCATATACAAAGCTTCTTCTTAATGGTTAGAACTCTCCACAGGTGGCCAAataattggtatcagagctgatACTTTCCTACAAGTATTCATCTTTTGCTACTTTTAGGTTTTACAATCATTCCATTGGTTATATAAACCGTGTTCTTCTTCACCGTTATACACATTCACTTAATCATATACAAAGCTTCTTCTTAATGGTTTGTTCTTTTACTAACACACAtttctttgattttgaattttaatcacTCAAACTTTAGTTTTAAtggctttctttctcttttggaTTCTTTCCTACAAGTATTCATCATTTTCTACTTTTAGGTTTTACAACCATTCCATTGGTTATATAAACCGTGTTCTTCTTCGCCGTTATACATAGTCACTCAATCATACACAAAGCTTTTTCTTCACGATTTGTTCTTTCACTAATACACATTTCttttattatgaattttaatCACCCAAACTTCGATTTTAATGgctttctttcccttttctgttaatgttgcaagtgtgagaagTGCATGAAGTTAGACCCACATCAAAGAATGCAAGGAAGAgtaaggagtttataagatgagagatccattaacttactaccttaaggttttgaggtGTATGtgatgtcttctcatcttatgttctctcgcaTGATTCCTCTCCGAAATGTTCCCAGTGGTCGAGAGCTCTCCTTAggtggcccaacaagtggtatcagagccgatacTTTCCTACAAGTATTCATCTTTTGCTACTTTAAGCTTTTAAAATCCagcaagtggtatcagagccgatacTTTCCTACAAGTATTCATCTTTTGCTACTTTAAGCTTTTAAAATCATTCCATTGGTTATATATTTCATGTTCTTCTTCACGTTATAAACTATGTtccatctctttgattttgaataCTCAACTTGATTTTAAtggctttctttctcttttggaTTATGTCGTGTAAGAATGCATCTTTTACTATTTTTAAGTTTTACAACCATTCTATTGATTATTTAAACCATATCCTTCTTCACCGTTATAAACATTCAATCATAGTATCATACACAGCTTTTTCTTCCGAGTTTGTTTTTTTCACTAGCACACATTTCTCATTCAAACAATGACACTGTTGACTCTCGCCAATTATAACTTTGCTTTGCTTGTTACTATGGTGGCGCTTTTGTTTTCCACCACAGCCTCTTATGTTATTTTCCCACCAAATGTTTCGTCTTCCTTCAATAATTTAGAAAGACATGCTTTAATACAAAGTGGTTGGTGGAGTAAGCATAGTATTTTATATCATTGCCATTGGACCGACATCAGCTGTGATGATGCTGGAAATGTTATAAAGATTGACGGATCCGTATTGTTTAATAATCCTTATAATAAGTCTAAATTACTGCAGCTACAGAACTTGAATCTCAGTGCCTTTCCCAATTTGGTCTACCTCAATCTTTATGGGATGGGGCTTACCTCAATCTTTATGGAATGGGGCTTACGGATAGTATTTCCAAAGAAATTGGTACTCTCACGAAGCTTTCTTATCTTGATTTGTCCCATAATTATCTTAATGGTAAGCTGCTTCTAACACTTTGTAAGATGAGAGATCcattaacttactaccttaaggttCTAAGCTGGATGTGGTaccttctcatcttatgttctctcgcttgattTCTCCGCGAAATCTCTTCGGTGGTCTAGAACTCTCCACAGGTGgaccaacaagtggtatcagagctgatACTTTCCTACAAGTATTTATCTTTTGCTACTTTTAGGCTTTACAATCATTCTATTGGTTATATAAACCATGTTCTTACTACTTTAAGgatttgagttggatgtggtgtcatctcatcctatgttctctcacttgattccttCCCAAAATCTCTCCGGTGGTCGGGAACTATCCACAGGTGGCCAAATAATTGGTATCAGAGGTGATACTTTCCTACAAGTATTCATCTTTTGCAACTTTTTGGTTTTACAATCATTCCATTGGTTATATAAACCGTGTTCTTCTTCACCGTTATACACATTCACTTAATCATATACAAAGCTTCTTCTTAACGTTTTGTTCTTTTACTAACACACAtttctttgattttgaattttaatcacTCAAACTTTAGTTTTAAtggctttctttctcttttggaTTCTTTCCTACAAGTATTCATCATTTTCTACTTTTAGGTTTTAAAACCATTCCATTGGTTATATAAACCGTGTTCTTCTTTGCCGTTATACACATTTACTCAATCATACACAAAGCTTTTTCTTCACGATTCGTTCTTTCACTAAAACACATTTCttttattatgaattttaatCACCCAAACTTTGATTTTAAtggctttctttctcttttctgttaatgttgcaagtgtgagaagTGCATGAAGTTAGACCCACATCAAAGAATGCAAGGAAGAGttaggagtttataagatgagagatccattaacttactaccttaaggttttgaggtGTATAtgatgtcttctcatcttatgttctctcgcttgattcctCCCCGAAATGTTCCCAGTGGTCGAGAGCTCTCCTTAGGTGGctcaacaagtggtatcagagctgatACTTTCCTACAAGTATTCATCTTTTGCTACTTTAAGCTTTTAAAATCCagcaagtggtatcagagccgatacTTTCCTACAAGTATTCATCTTTTGCTACTTTAAGCTTTTAAAATCATTCCATTGGTTATATATTTCATGTTCTTCTTCACGTTATAAACTATGTtccatctctttgattttgaataCTCAACTTGATTTTAAtggctttctttctcttttggaTTATGTCGTGTAAGTATGCATcttataatatttttaagttttacaATCATTCTATTGATTATTTAAACCATATCCTTCTTCACCGTTATAAACATTCATTCATAGTATCATACACAGCTTTTTCTTCCCAGTTTGTTTTTTTCACTAGCACACATTTCTCATTCAAACAATGACAATGTTGACTCTCGCCAATTATAACTTTGCTTTGCTTGTTACTATGGTGAAGCTTTTGTTTTCCACCGCAGCCTCTTATGTTATTTTCCCACCAAATGTTTCGTCTTCCTTCAATAATTCAGAAAGACATGCTTTAATACAAAGTGGTTGGTGGAGTAAGTATAGTATTTTATATCATTGTCATTGGACCGACATCAGCTATGATGATGCTGGAAGTGTTATAAAGATTGACGGATCCGTATTGTTTAATAATCCTTATAATAAGTCTAAATTGCTGCAGCTACAGAACTTGAATCTCAGTGCATTTCCCAATTTGGTCTACCTCAATCTTTATGGGATGGGGCTTACCTCAATCTTTATGGAATGGGGCTTACGGATAGTATTCCCAAATAAGTTGGTACTCTCACGAAGCTTTCTTATCTTGATTTGTCCCAGAATTATCTTAATGGTAAGCTGCTTCTAACACTTTGTAAGATGAGAGATCcattaacttactaccttaaggttCTAAGCTGGATGTGGTaccttctcatcttatgttctctcgcttgattTCTCCCCGAAATCTCCTCGGTGGTCGAGAACTCTCCACAGGTGgaccaacaagtggtatcagagc from Arachis ipaensis cultivar K30076 chromosome B02, Araip1.1, whole genome shotgun sequence harbors:
- the LOC107627805 gene encoding LRR receptor-like serine/threonine-protein kinase ERL1; translated protein: MTLLTLANYNFALLVTMVALLFSTTASYVIFLPNVSSSFNNSERYALIQSGWWTTELESQCLSQFALPQSLWDGAYLNLYGMGLTDSIPKEIGTLMKLSYLDLSHNYLNGSELDVVPSHLMFSRLISPRNLLGGRELSTGGPTRATELESQCLSQFGLPQSLWDGAYLNLYGMGLTDSIPKEIGTLTKLSYLDLSHNYLNATELESQCLSQFGLPQSLWDGAYLNLYGMGLTDSISKEIGSKLDVVPSHLMFSRLISPRNLFGGLELSTGGPTSATELESQCISQFGLPQSLWDGAYLNLYGMGLTDSIPK